The Vulpes vulpes isolate BD-2025 chromosome 1, VulVul3, whole genome shotgun sequence genome contains the following window.
TTTATGCAATCTAACGAAACTTTTGAACAAAGTTCAGAAAGATCACAGAGATGACATCTATCTCTACACCTCTGGGCACTTGAATCCCAATAAGCTCTACAGGCCTCCTGAGACAATCCTGAATCACTGGCCCAATGCCAGTAgaccaaaaggggaaaaaatcttcaAAGTAGAAAAACCATGTGATAAGAAGATTGCAAAGATGAAAGATGCTTTGGCTTACTTTACCATTAATACAGCTCTGACTCCAAAAGATGCCCAGGCTACACCACTATTCAGGTATTTGAACCCCCTGGAGCATATTTCCCACACTTCAGAAGAGGACTTGACCCCAAGAAAGCCTCCAAGAAAAGAGGCTTCTCCTGAACTGCGGAGGAGAGAAGAGTTGAGATTGCCAGAGATGAAGGTTCTCAAGTACAGAACAGTGGAGTCCAGCCGTCAGTGTGTGATGTCTCCCCAACACAAGGATGAATACCAGTATGTCAGCTCCTACTTAGCTGGCATAACGAAGGCAGACAAGTATAAGAAGTTCCTGTGTTTCCAAAAGGAAGTTCTTGCAAAGCAAGATCTCATGAAGAACGATTTCACTGGGAGCAAGGTCGCAACATGCCATGAAAAAAAGTTGGAACAGGTAAGGAGGTTGATTTTGCAGTACTATGGGCATACTGCTGTGGTTCAGGTGTCTAAATGCTATGGATGGAGATCTACATTCAGGCACCTCATTTACATTTCCAGGTAGAATATAGTGTACCTACCAGTTGCTGAGAACATCTGACATCATGTAGTTGataacagggagagagaaaagaagtctAAGTCTGGAAACAGGTCAGTTGGAAGTGACTTCATAGGGAGAGTGTCAGATGCCAGCTGGCAGCTGtggtaaataaaatgttcatggaTTAGCAGACACATCTGAGAAAAAGTTTGCCTAACTCACTATGAAAGCATGGGAGGGAGAGTGAGGTGGGAGTAGATGGTTAGGTAATGTAAGTATAGTCTGCCTTTAGTCACCCATGTCTGTGAAAGGTGGTGAATGTGATGGGAGGCACTTTGGTGAACTCCTGGGGGCTATTAGTTGTAAAGAAGGACCTCGGATGTGACAATGAGAATGCAGGATTACCTGAGAGGACTACCTGAGAGGACTAATGGAAAGAGGAAGACCATGGGGACATTGTGGGCACAGTGAATCCTTGAGTACAGGGCATAATggagtgaataaagaaaacatagacCAATGTGCCTTCAACAACTATGCTATTGGACCTTCTCAGCACTTCTGGGAGGGAATCAGAGGCACCATGGTTTGGTGCCTGGCTCTGCCCAGCCCCAACTCTGGGGTGGTGGGAGCTGGACCCTCTGATAGAAAGCCTTGTGGAAATTCTCATTCCTTCACCTGAGGAGCtatttggaaaggaaaattaaGACATTCTGAAATGACTGGTTTTGTTTTACAACCAGGAGCTCCAGAAAGTATGTGTATGCGACCCTCAGCAATTCAACAGACTGCACGTCTTCAGAGAAGTCTTTGAAGACATTTGCAATAGTTCTTTGATATTTGGTGATatcttgaaagaaattaaggtaataaaaatgtttatttcctacATAGCAATTGAGGGGCATACATGATGTTCTGCACAAAGGATTGCAGTTTTCATAGAAATTCTACCAATTATCATGGcctccattctacagatgaggaaaatcaCTCACAGACTCAAAGTAATGTGCTTATAGCCACGGAAATCAGAAATGGGCCTTGTGAATAAACCACCAGCGAGCTCACTCCTTAAGCCCATT
Protein-coding sequences here:
- the C1H6orf118 gene encoding uncharacterized protein C6orf118 homolog isoform X1; protein product: MAGGSAPEFYLKWKHCEVQGVRTLCNLTKLLNKVQKDHRDDIYLYTSGHLNPNKLYRPPETILNHWPNASRPKGEKIFKVEKPCDKKIAKMKDALAYFTINTALTPKDAQATPLFRYLNPLEHISHTSEEDLTPRKPPRKEASPELRRREELRLPEMKVLKYRTVESSRQCVMSPQHKDEYQYVSSYLAGITKADKYKKFLCFQKEVLAKQDLMKNDFTGSKVATCHEKKLEQELQKVCVCDPQQFNRLHVFREVFEDICNSSLIFGDILKEIKDEYELYMAILLQSTSPSQYETLLANAKGLERSSVKTADVNQAREELRAIVTATKEALEHNDKLRSELEMEHTLLQSAKEKSESYKKDVMDEDSLTLIEKVEKKRCEILSKWDEIQALEREIKTTLIHTEISHIAENRNKSMETEAIKLETENRILKTKIHVIESHVKQSIEKSKLSEEEQQKLWNFIKEFINVKEANNNSQVTGK
- the C1H6orf118 gene encoding uncharacterized protein C6orf118 homolog isoform X2, which encodes MQSQSKVYLKWKHCEVQGVRTLCNLTKLLNKVQKDHRDDIYLYTSGHLNPNKLYRPPETILNHWPNASRPKGEKIFKVEKPCDKKIAKMKDALAYFTINTALTPKDAQATPLFRYLNPLEHISHTSEEDLTPRKPPRKEASPELRRREELRLPEMKVLKYRTVESSRQCVMSPQHKDEYQYVSSYLAGITKADKYKKFLCFQKEVLAKQDLMKNDFTGSKVATCHEKKLEQELQKVCVCDPQQFNRLHVFREVFEDICNSSLIFGDILKEIKDEYELYMAILLQSTSPSQYETLLANAKGLERSSVKTADVNQAREELRAIVTATKEALEHNDKLRSELEMEHTLLQSAKEKSESYKKDVMDEDSLTLIEKVEKKRCEILSKWDEIQALEREIKTTLIHTEISHIAENRNKSMETEAIKLETENRILKTKIHVIESHVKQSIEKSKLSEEEQQKLWNFIKEFINVKEANNNSQVTGK